In Nitrospirota bacterium, the genomic stretch AGGTATAAAGATAAACTTAACTGTCATGAAGAAAAAAATCAGGGATGCTGTTCGACCCAGATTTCTCCCTGCGGAGTGGTTTCTTTTTTCCAGATGGGGGTAATTCGCTTTAACTCATCAATGCACCAGGAACAGGCACGAAAAGCGTCTTTTCGGTGCTCGGCTCCCACAACAATGTGAACGATTTGTTCGCCAATATTGATTTTTCCAACCCGGTGAACAATGCTAACCTCAATAATGTCATAATCTTTTAAAGCCCTTTCCCTGATTTCGGCCAATTTTTTTTCAGCCATTCCGGGATAATATTCAAAATCTATTTGATGGATATCTCTTCCTTGAGAAAAATCCCTGGCAGTTCCCAAAAAGGTGACAATCCCACCGATGCGTTTTGAACTCTCTTTAACCCTTCTGACATCCTCTTCGACTGAAAAATCCTGTTCCTGAACCCTAATCCATCCTGCTTTTGTATTCTGCATGTGATTAACTCCTTCATATTGATTAAAAGAAGTGTCATTGCGAGGAGGTTTTAACGACGACGCAATCCCGATAATAAAGATTGCTTCGCTACGCTCGGCAATGACATCTTGTAAATCATCCCCCTGCGAAAGGAGGGAGCATGGCGATTTCATCTCCGTTTTGGACGATGGTGTTTTCATCAGCCATTTCCTGGTTGATCGATATCAGAGAGCGCCCTTCCTTAATAATTTCTCTAATTTTTGGGACATCTTTTT encodes the following:
- a CDS encoding molybdenum cofactor biosynthesis protein MoaE, whose translation is MQNTKAGWIRVQEQDFSVEEDVRRVKESSKRIGGIVTFLGTARDFSQGRDIHQIDFEYYPGMAEKKLAEIRERALKDYDIIEVSIVHRVGKINIGEQIVHIVVGAEHRKDAFRACSWCIDELKRITPIWKKETTPQGEIWVEQHP
- a CDS encoding MoaD/ThiS family protein, whose product is MVSVKFFAVMKKLVGKEFIELPINGPTTLRDVLNQIEKDVPKIREIIKEGRSLISINQEMADENTIVQNGDEIAMLPPFAGG